In the Micromonospora sediminicola genome, ATCGCCGCGGTGGCCATCGAGGGCACCGGGCTGGCGATGGCGCTGACCGCGCAGCACCAGCGACTCAACGGCGAGCGGGCGATGGTGGCCCGGGCGCTGATCTGGATCTGCACGGCGGCCGCGGTGTCCATCAACGCGATCGGGCACCACGCCGACCCGGTCAAGGCGATCGGCCTGTCCGCGCTGTCCGCGCTGGGGATCATCGTCTACGAGGTCCGCTCCGGAGCGAAGCACCGCCCCGCGCTGCGCGCCAAGGGCATGATCCCGGAGCCGCCGGAGCGGTTCGGGTGGCGGCGCTGGCTGACCTACCCGCGGCAGACCCGCGAGGCGTGGAAGACCGACGTGCGCGACCGGCTCTCCCCCGGCGCGGCCGCGCTGATCGCCCGGGCCGAGGCCCGGCGGGCCGAGCAGCACCGCCAGGCCGCGATCGAGGCGGAGCGTGAGCGGCAGCAGAAGGTGGTGGCCGAGGTCGCCGCCGGTGCCCGGAAGGCGCTGCGCAAGGCCACCGGCAAGGACTCCGGCGCCGCCCTGGCGGCCCTGGCCCGGCTCGCGGCCACGGGCACCCCGGCGCCGCTGCTGGCGCTGCCCTCGCCCGGACGGGCGGAAGCCGAGGCGGCCCGCGCCGACGCCGCCGAGGCCCGACGGGCACTGGCGGAAGCGGAAGCACGCGCCGACGCCGCCGACGCGCGGGCGGAAGCGGCAACGGTGCGTCGGGCGGAAGCGGAAGCGGAAGCACGCGCGGCGATCGAGCGGGCGGAAGCGGAAGCAACTCACCGGGCGCGAGCGGAAGCGGAAGCAGCGACCGCCACGCGCCGGGCGGAAGCGGAAGCACACGCCGCCGCGCTCGCCCGTCGGGCGGAAGCGGAAGCACGCACCGCGCTGGAGCGTGCGCTGGCGGAAGCGGAAGCAGCGCGCGCCGAGGCCCGCGCCGAGACCGGACGCGCCTCGCGCACGCAGGGGCAGCTCGACGCCGCCGGCGCCGAGTGGCAGCGCCGGCTCCAGACCGCTGAGACGGCGCTGGGACAGGCCCGCCGCGAGCTGAGCGAGCAGCAGCACGCCCGCCACCGCGCGGAGGCCCTGGCCGAGGCCGCCAAGCAGGACGCCGCCGACCTGCGCGCCGCGCTGGCCCAGGCCGCCGCCGACGCCGGCCGCCGGCCCCGCCGCACCCCGGCCGGATCGAGCAAGCCGGCCGAGCCGGTGCTGTTCGAGGGCAAGCCGGTCCCGCACGTCGACCGGGTCAGCCCCGAGACCGTCCGCGCGGTGCTGCAGGCCCGCAAGGACCACCCCGACGCCACCCAGAAGGACCTCGCCCCGAAGGTCGGCACCTCCGAGCGGACCGTCCGCACGGTGCTGACCGCCGTCGCCGCCGCCAAGGGCAGCCCCGCCTCATAACAGCTCATAACTGTGGGGCGTGAGCAGCCAAAACGAAGGGAGGAACGCACGATGCAGACGGAGACGACGGCCCCGACGCCCGAGGCCGAGACGGTCGAGATGCCGGCGCCGGACCTGTCGGTGCTGGCGGCCGAGCAGCCGCCGGCGGAGCAGGGCAAGGACGACAAGGCCACGCCGCAGGAGCTGGCGGAGACGACGCCGGCGTCGGTGGGCCTGGTGGTGGCGTTGGTGGTTATCTCGGTCGTCGCCGCCGTGGTGGTGGCGATGTGGATGGTGTCGCCGCTGATGGCGCTGCTGCTGGGTGCCGGGCTGATCGTGGTCGCGGTGCTGGCCGGCGCCGGGTGGCTGGCCTGGCGCAAGTTCACCCGCCGGGACAAGACCGGCCGGGACCGCTTCGGCCGCGACCGCGTCGGCCGCACCGACCGGACCGGCGGGAGGTCCACCAACGGCGGCAGCAAGTCCCCCGCCGGGCGTGGCAAGAACGGCGACAAGTCCGGCAGTTGGTGGCCGTTCGGCCGCAGCAAGACCACCGGCGGCGGGGGGAAAACCCCTGGTGGCGGCGGCAAGACCCCCGGCGGCGGTGGGAGGCCGACCGGCGACGGTGCCGGGCGGAAGAAGGCCGGGGGCGGGTGGTGGCCGTTCGGCCGCAACAAGACCCCCGGCGGCGGCGGGAAGACCCCGGCCGGCGGCAAGGCTCCCGCCGGTGGGAAGCCGACCGGCGACGGCGCGAAGAAGACCCGCGACAGGTCCGGGGGCGGGCGGTGGCCGTTCGGCCGCAACAAGACCCCCGGCGGCGGGAAGACCCCGGGCGGGGGCGGCAAGGCCCCGACCAGCGGCAAGACCCCCGGCGGCGGCGGAAAGCCGGCCGGCAACGGCGGCGCGAAGCCGACCAACAACACCGCGGGCCGTAAGGCCAAGACGGTGGGCGGGGCAGCGCTGCTGGGGCTGCTCGGGCTGGCCCGGGCGGCGAAGAAGACCAAGGCCACGGACGCCAAAACGACCGACGGCAAGGCGGCCGGCGCGGATGGGCCCGCGAAGACGAAGACCGGTCACACGCGGCCGACGCCGGGAGGCCACCGCGCGGAGACGGTCATCGACGTCGACCTGGACGACATCACCAGCCCGACGCCCGGCCGGCCGGGCAGCTCGTCGACCGGCTCGGCCGGGCCGACGACGGGCTCGGCCCGGCGTGCCGGGCCGTTCTTTGACCCCGGCTCCACCGCTGGCAGCGAGCGGTGGGACCGGACGGCACCGACCCCGCTGCGCACCACCCCGCACCACCAGCACCAGGCCCCTGTTTCCAACCACCTTGGAGGACCGGAAATGAGCACCACGACGAGCGACATCGACCAGGACGCGATGCGCGTGGCGAACCGCTACGCCGAGCAGGTCGAGAAGGCGCAGACCCTGGCGGCCCGGGCGCGGGCGTGCCGGGACGCGGCGGACCAGTACCGCCGTGACGCCCGCAACAACCAGGAGAGCGCGGAGAACCACAAGCAGGCCGCCCGCACGATCCGCGACGCCAACGTGGCCCACGAGCACGCGGTGTCGGCGCGGGACGCCGAGGCGGAGGCGGCGCGGGAGATCCTCGCGGCCCGCTACTACGAGGCGCAGGCCGAGGAGTACGAGGCCCAGGCCCGCGCCATCGGCTGACCTGTTCAACCCGCGCGGGGGCCGCGCCGCACCTGGTGCGGCCCCCGCACCCACACCCCGCACGACCAGGCACAAGAACGAGGGAGGACGTCGTGACGAAGCGGCGAGCAGCGGTGGGCATTCAGTGGAAGACGTTCTGGGCCGTGGTCGCGCCGTTCATCAGCGCGGTGTGGGTGGCGGTGTGGCTGGTCACCGGCTCGCCGGTGTGGATCGCAGGGCTGGCCACGGCGCTGCTGGCGGCCGCGGCCGCGTTCGGTGCCCGGCTGCTGGTGCGCATCTCGCCGATGTTCGCCCGCCTCAGCTCGGCGTCGAAGGCGAGGGTGGTGGGCTGGCTGGTGGCGGCGGTGACCGTCTACGCCGGCTGGTCGACCCTCGCGGTGACGGTGCCGGACCTGTGGCCTGTGTGGGCGCTGATCCTGCCCGCGTTGGGCGGCAGCACCTGGGTGCTGGCCCGCACCCACGAGTACCTCCTGCGGTACGCGCCGCCGGCGGCGCCGTCGCCGGCCGCGGCCGCGCTGACCGCCGGCGCGCACGCGCCGCTCGCGCTGACCGCCGGCGACCTGAGCGGCCCCCGTGACGGGGAACCGCACCTGGCGTGGCTGCTGCGCCTGGCCGTGCACAAGGCCGGGCTGGAATGGCTGCGCATCTCCAACCCGCAGATGGTCGGCCCGGCCGACCGGCCGTTCGGCGCGCGGGTCGAGGCGTGGGCGCCGATCGAGCTGCGCCGCATCGTCAACGGCAAGGTCAAGACGGAGACCGCCCCGCAGCTCGACGACCACCACGCCCGGCGCATCGCCCTGGCCCTGCGCGACATCACCCGCCGCGACATCGCCCCCGACTGGGTGAGCATCAGCGAAGACCCCGGCCGGGTCGGCGTCTACACGATCCAGGCCAACACCGAAGACGTCATGAAGCGGATCCGCCCCTACCGCGAGCGCGTCGACGAGCTGGTCGACCCTACCGGCCGGCCGATCTGGCGGCGCCTCGCCGAGCCTTCCTACGCGCTGTGGGGCATGGACGGGATGCCGATCGGCGTCGACGTCGCCCGGCACGCCTGGATCCTCGGCGCGTCGACCGGCGGCAAGTCCGCCTACATCCACCGCGAGTGGGCTGACGTGACCCGCTGCGAAGACGCGCTGATCTGGGTCGCCGGCACCCGCAAGTTGTACGACCTGGTCGGGCAGTGGCTGGAGCCCTACCTCGGCACCGACGTGCGGCCGCCGCTGGACTGGGTCCGCGCCGACGCCGAGGGCGTGCTGCAGATGCTCATCGCCGTGATGGAGGTCGCCCGCTGGCGCCAGGACCAGCCGTTCTCCGCCCGCCACAACTTCAAGAAGATCATGGTCTACATCGACGAAGGCAGCTTCGCGCTGAACACCAAGAACAAGGTCAAGTACGACGGGGCGGAGGTCACCGCCGGCGACATGTACGCCGCGTGCACCCAGGCGGTCGCCTCCGCCGGGATCTACCTGGTCGTGGCCACGCAGCGCGGTGTGCACCACGCGTTCGGCGACAACGGCGGCGACGCCAGCGCGAACATCGCCCGGGAGATCATGCTCATGTCCGGTGACGAGCAGGAGGCCGGCCGAGTCACCGGCAACTACAAGCTGCCCCCGCTGCGCCACCGCGGCGAGTGCTACGCCCGCCTCGGCGAC is a window encoding:
- a CDS encoding DUF2637 domain-containing protein, which codes for MTTLQHGTDLTQLAATDAKVARNLAAAERERLAVQTRIASEDAASERQLRAKAEQLRLAAQKDANRDARAERRRKQQENERADRKARRQARRAELAGWYAGRVAYVRDNAAAVYSGLIYGLAVSGAVYGQVDAARANNLPTPIGVIAAVAIEGTGLAMALTAQHQRLNGERAMVARALIWICTAAAVSINAIGHHADPVKAIGLSALSALGIIVYEVRSGAKHRPALRAKGMIPEPPERFGWRRWLTYPRQTREAWKTDVRDRLSPGAAALIARAEARRAEQHRQAAIEAERERQQKVVAEVAAGARKALRKATGKDSGAALAALARLAATGTPAPLLALPSPGRAEAEAARADAAEARRALAEAEARADAADARAEAATVRRAEAEAEARAAIERAEAEATHRARAEAEAATATRRAEAEAHAAALARRAEAEARTALERALAEAEAARAEARAETGRASRTQGQLDAAGAEWQRRLQTAETALGQARRELSEQQHARHRAEALAEAAKQDAADLRAALAQAAADAGRRPRRTPAGSSKPAEPVLFEGKPVPHVDRVSPETVRAVLQARKDHPDATQKDLAPKVGTSERTVRTVLTAVAAAKGSPAS